The following is a genomic window from Gemmatimonadaceae bacterium.
CATTTCTACTTCTTCGGCGTCGTGGCGATCGCTTCGGCGCTCACCTTCGTCACCAGGAAGAGTCCGGTTGCAGCGGCGCTGTGGCTGGTGAACACGATGTTCTCGCTGGCCGCGCTCTACATTCTGCTCGACGCCCAGTTCGTCGGCGTGATGCAGGTGCTCGTCTATGCCGGCGCGATCATGGTCGTGTTCCTGTTCGTAGTGATGCTCCTGAATCTCGGGCATCCCTCGGAAATCGCCGACGCTCGCGGAAAGTGGCCGGTGATGGTGGCGGCGCTGATCGGGCTCGGGCTCCTGGCGGAGCTGATGGCGATCTCGCGGACGCGGATCGCCGGTCGGTTCCAGGTACCGGCGGGCTTCGCCGTGGATCAGATGAAGAAGTATGGTGCGGTCGGATCTGTGGCGAGACCGCTCTTCAATGAATATCTGCTGGCGTTCGAGCTGACGAGCGTGCTGCTGCTCGTGGCGATCGCGGGCGCGGTGGTTCTCGGAAAGCGGAGGGACAGCGATGCTGGCTGAGTCTCTTGCGCTCTCCGCGGTTCTGTTCACGATCGGCGTGGTCGGCGTGCTGATCCGCCGCAACGCGATCATCATCTTCATGTGCGTCGAGCTGATGCTCAACGCCGTCAACCTGACGTTCATCGCCTTCTCCCGGTACTACGGCGCCGCGGGACAGGTATTCGTGGTGTTCGTGATGACCGTCGCGGCGGCTGAAGCGGCCGTCGGGCTGGCGATCATCATCTCGATCTTCCGCCACCGCCAATCGGTGAACCTGCAGAACATCAATCTCCTCAAAGGATGATGCTACTCCAGATAGCAGCGGAAGCTCATCCGCTGACGGGTACCATCGCCGAATGGGTTTGGCTGCTGCCCGTGCTCCCGCTGCTCGGATTCGTGATCAACGGCGGAGTGTCGCTGCTGAGCGCAGCGACACGAGGCGCAGAGATCAGAGAGAGCGCAGAGAGCGCAGAGGTAGCGCCGCATCGCTATGCGGCGATCTCCAGCATCATGGGGCCTCTCGTGCTGGTGCTCACGTTCGGGCTGGCGTTCGCCATCTTCTCGCAGATGCGGTCGGTGACGCTGGAAGCCCCGTTCATCCAGCGGTACTTCAGCTGGATGCCGGTTGGGAATCTCCAGATTGACGCCGCGCTGCAGCTCGATCAGCTGTCCATGGTGATGGTGCTGATCATCACCGGTGTGGGGGCGCTGATTCACATCTTCAGCGTCGGCTACATGCGCGAAGATCCGGGTTACCCGCGTTACTTCGCGTATCTCAATCTGTTCGTGTTCTTCATGCTCGTGCTGGTCCTCGGCGCCAACTATCCCGTCCTGTTCGTCGGATGGGAAGGCGTCGGACTCTGCTCTTACCTCCTGATCGGCTTCTGGTTCTCCGACAAGGCGAATGCCGACGCCGGCAAGAAGGCGTTCATCGTCAACAGGATCGGAGACTTCGGGTTCCTGGTGGCGATGTTCCTGATGTTCGCGAATTTCGGGACGCTCGACTTCGCGGGCGTGAACGCCGCGGCCGCAACGCTGCCGCTCGGGACCGCGCTTCTCACCGCCATGTGCCTCTTCATGTTCCTCGGCTGCGCAGGCAAGAGCGCGCAGATCCCGTTATACGTGTGGCTGCCCGACGCGATGGCCGGTCCAACGCCTGTGTCCGCCCTGATCCATGCGGCCACTATGGTCACGGCCGGCGTCTACCTGGTCGCGCGAAGCTCGGTGCTGTTCGCGCTCGCCCCTGTGGCGAGTCTGACAGTGGCGCTGGTGGGAGCGGTGACGGCCATCTTTGCGGCGACGATCGGCCTCAAGCAGTGGGACATCAAGAAGGTGCTGGCGTATTCGACCATATCGCAGCTCGGGTACATGTTCATCGGCGTCGGAGTGGGCGCGTACACCGCCGGCCTGTTCCACCTGATGACTCACTCCTTCTTCAAGGCGCTGCTGTTCCTCGGTGCGGGGTCGGTCATCTATTCGATTCACGCGGCTTATCACCACACGCACAACCATGACGACGCGCAGGACATGCGGAACATGGGCGGGATGAAGAAATACATGCCGGTCACCTGGGGCCTGATGTGGATCGCGACGCTGGCCATATCCGGCATCCCGCCTTTCGCCGGCTTCTTTTCCAAGGACGAGATACTCGGCGCTGCGTTCGCGCGCGCGGGACACTCGACCCTCGCTGAATCCAGCCTGCTCGGCGTCCCGGGAAGCACGATTCTTTATCTGGTGTACGTGCTCGGAGTCGCCTCCGCGCTTCTGACGGCGATCTACATGACGCGGATGATGATCTATACGTTCCACGGGCCCAACCGGACCGGTGAGGCGGAGCGGTCGCATCTGCACGAGGCGCCGTGGGTAATGACGGGCCCGCTCGTCATCCTCGGCCTGCTGAGCCTTGCCGGCGGGTGGTTCAATCTTCCGGCGCTGATCCCGGCAGGCCCGGTCGGGGCGCTCGAGCACTGGCTGCATCCCGTTGTCGGCGCGTCCGAGGCGGCCGTCGCCGGCGCAGCGACTGAAGTGGTTCACGCAGGCACCGAGCTCGCGTTGATCGGCGTCGCCGTGCTCGTGGCGATCGCGGGCATGGTGTTCGCCGCGTTCCGGCTCAAGCCCGAGGGGCTCGTGCCGAAGTCGGAGGCGCCCGAGGAGCACGGCTTCGAGCGCATCCTCGCCAACAAGTATTTCGTGGACGAAGGTTACGATCGCGTGATCGTGAATCCGACGTATCAACTCTCGCGCAACGTGCTCTGGCGAGGCGTTGACGCGGGATTGATTGACGGACTGCTGGTCAATGGAAGCGCCGCCCTGGCGCGCGCATTCGGGTGGCTCGGATCGCGTCTTCAGAACGGCGCTGTCGGCACCTACGCATGGGTGCTCGTCGTCGGCGTTCTCGCGGTGCTCGGCGCCGTGACATTACGGTAATCCCGCAAATGGAAGCTATTCTCCGATCAATCGGATACGACGCCTGGGTTCTGCCGGCGCTGCTGCTTATCCCGGTTGCGGGAGCGGCGCTGCTGCTTGCCATGACCCCGGGCGCGAGCGACGCCGAGGGTCTCGAGCGCTCCAACAGGTCGGCGCGCCTCATCGCGTTCGGCGTGCTGCTCGCCGAGTTCATCGTATCGGCGGGAATGTGGTGGACGTTCGATCCCTCGAATGCCGGCTGGCAGTCCGCCATTGATGCGGCGTGGATTCCGATGTGGGGTATCCGCTTCACGCTCGGCGTGGACGGCATCGCCCTCATGATGATCCTGCTCACGACCTTCATCATGCCGCTGTGCGTGCTCGGCAGCTGGACGAGCATCAAGACGAAGGTGCACGCCTACTTCGCGCTCATGCTGATACTCACGAGCGGAATGCTCGGCGTATTCATGGCGCGCGATCTCTTCCTGTTCTACGTGATGTGGGAAGTGATGCTTGTACCGATGTATTTCATCATCGGGATCTGGGGAGGCGAGCGCCGGATCTACGCGGCCATCAAGTTCTTCATCTACACGATGCTGCCGTCGCTGCTCATGCTCGTCGCGATCCTGTACCTCGGCGTTCACGCCGGCGCGGGCGGCACGCCGAATTTCAGCTACGACAACCTGCTGGCGAATCCGTCCCTGGCGCCGAAGGCGGCGCTGTGGCTGTTCGGTGCGTTCTTCGCGGCGTTTGCCGTGAAGGTGCCGATGTTCCCGTTCCACACGTGGCTGCCTGATGCGCACGTCGAGGCGCCGACTGCCGGCTCGGTGATCCTTGCCGCCATCATGCTCAAGATGGGCACGTTCGGCTTCCTGCGATTCGCTCTGCCGCTTTTCCCGGGTGCAGCGATGAACCCGACAGTTCGCACGGTCATCGTCACGCTGGCCGTCATCGGGATCATCTACGGGGCGCTGGTGGCGATGGTGCAGCCGGACTTCAAGAAGCTCGTGGCGTATTCGTCGGTCAGCCATCTCGGCTTCGTGATGCTTGGAATCTTCGCGCTCACGCTGCAGAGCGTACAGGGCGCGCTGATGATCATGATCAATCACGGCATCTCGACCGGCGCCTTGTTCCTTCTCATCGGCATGATCTACGAGAGGAAGCATTCGCGCCAGATCGATTCGTACGGAGGCATCGCCCGGGTTGTGCCGATATTCGCCGCACTTCTGACGCTCGTTTCGCTCAGCAGCATCGGGCTGCCGGGAACCAACGGATTCGTCGGGGAGTTCCTGGTGCTGGTCGGGTCTTTCAAGCCGTATCCGGTGTTCACGACCGTTGCGACTACCGGCGTGATCTTCGCCGCCTGTTACCTGCTGTGGGCGATCCAGCGAATCCTGTTCAACCCGCTCGACAAGAAGGAGAACGAGAACATCCCGGATCTCAACTGGCGCGAGATCTCCCTGATGGTGCCGCTCGTCGTGGTCATAATCTGGCTTGGCGTGTATCCGGCGCCGGTGCTGCGGCGGATGGAGACCGCGGCCCAGTCGTTCGTCACGCACGTGGAGCAGGGCGCACGCGCGGCCCGGCAGGCAGGCGCGCCGGTCGTCGCGGAATCCGAAGGAGCCCGCCGATGAGCTTCGATCTTTCGATTCCCGGCCAGCTGATGACGGCCTTCGCGCCCGACATCCTGCTCATGGGAGGCGCGATGGTCCTGCTGCTCTGGGCGGCATGGAAGCCGGAGAGCGATGCGCTTCAGCGGAACATCGGCGTCGCCAGCATCGTTCTTTGCGTGACGGTAATGGTGGCGATCGGCTACTACATGGCGCGCGCCGACACGACGATGCCCGGCATCATCGCGGTGGACAATTTTCGCTGGACCGCGGACATCATCTTCCTGCTTGCGACAATCGGCACGATCGCCCTCTCGATGGATTACAACGCGAGGGAAGGGATGAAGGCGGCGGAATCGCACGTGCTTCTCCTGTTCGCGACGTCAGGCATGATGACGCTGGCGGCGGCGCGCGATCTCATGATCGTATTCCTCGGCATCGAGATCATGTCCATCGCGGTATACGTGCTGGCGGGTCTCAACCGTCGCAGTGAAAAGTCGGCCGAAGGAGCGATCAAGTACTTCCTCCTCGGCGCGTTCTCCACCGGATTCCTGCTGTATGGAATCGCGCTGGTGTACGGCGCTACCGGGACAACCAACCTCACGCTGATCGGCGAGCGGGCGATGCAGGTGGGACTGAGCTCCAACGTGATGCTCGTCGTGGGGATCGCGCTGCTGCTCGTCGGCTTTGGCTTCAAGGTCGCGCTGGCGCCGTTCCACATGTGGGCGCCCGACGTGTATGAGGGAGCGCCGACGCCGATCACGGCGTACATGGCGGCGGCGGTAAAGGCTGCGGCGTTCGTCGGTTTCCTGCGAGTCTGGCTGGAGGCGTTTCCCGGCGTGGCGTCGAGCTGGCACGGGCCCGTCTGGTGGCTCGCCGTGGCCACGATGGCGGGCGGCAATCTCATCGCGCTCGCTCAGAAGAACATCAAGCGCATGCTGGCGTACTCCAGCATCGCGCACGCCGGCTACATCCTTGTCGCGGTCGCCAGCGCGACTACCGCCGCTACCGGGGCATTCATGTTCTATCTCCTGGCATACACACTGGCGACGTTCGGTGCCTTCGGCGTGATCGTCGCACTGGAGAGGACGGGTGGTACGCGGCTCAACATCGAAGATTACGCGGGCCTGTGGAGGGTGCGTCCATGGCTTGCGACGGCGATGGCCATCTTCATGCTCGCGCTGCTGGGCTTCCCGATCTTCGGCGGCGTCGGATTCTTCGCCAAGTACTGGATCATCCAGTCGGCGCTCCAGGCACCGGTACCGCAGACCAGGCTCGCCGTCATTCTCGTTCTCACGAGCGTCGTCTCGGCCGGCTACTATCTCAATGTGGTGATGGTAATGTTCATGCGGCCACGGGCCGACGACGCAGCCACCGTCGCGCCTGTTTCCGGATGGACCCGATCGGTAATCGCGATAGCCGCGATTCTGATCCTCGTTCTGGGAGTTCTCCCGAACCCCGTCGCGCGGTGGACACAGAGCAGCCGAATCGTCCCGCCAGTTGCCGCCGCGACGCCGCCCGGAGTGGTGCCAGCTTCGGTCGCGAGGTAGCCGGTTGCTGTCCAGGAACATATTTCGAGAGTACGACATCCGTGGCGTGACGGGAGTGGACCTCACGCCGGACGTGGCGCGGGTGGTGGCGCGAGCATACGCCGCGTTTCTCGCCGGGTACGGAATCACGGGGGAGATTGCAGTCGGCCGCGACAACAGGCCGAGCGGAAACGATCTTCACGCCGAGCTCGTCGCCGGACTTCTCGAGAGCGGTCTCGACGTCGTGGACATCGGAATTGTCCCGACACCGCTGGCATACTGGGCGCAGCACAACCTGAACGTCGCCGGCGGAATTCAGATTACCGGCTCGCACAACCCGCCCCAGTTCAACGGCTTCAAGCTTGGCCTCGGCAGGAACTCGGTCTACGGCGACGACATCCAGAAGATCTACGAGATCGCTGCCGGCGGGAAGTTTCCCTCGGGAAAGGGAGCGCTTCGCAGCGAAGAGATCGTGGATCGCTACGTGGAAGACGTGGGAAGCCGAATCGGAACGATCGCGCGGCCCATCAACTGCGTCGCTGACTGCGGAAACGGCGTTGGCGCCATCGTCGCCGGCAAGCTCTTCGATCGTATCGGAGTGCCGGCGCGCATCCTGTTCGGCGACAGCGATGGGACCTTCCCCAACCACCATCCCGATCCTACGGTCCCGAAGAATCTCGAAGACCTGATCGCGGCGGTGAAGGAAGGGAAGTCGGAGCTCGGCATCGCGTTCGATGGCGACGCCGACCGCATTGGAGTCGTGGACGAGGACGGCACGATCATCTGGGGCGATCAGCTTCTGATCATCTATGCCCGCGACGTTCTCTCGCGCACGGGGAAGGGCCAGTCCATAATCTTCGACGTGAAATGTTCGCAGGCTCTCCCTGAGGAAGTGGAGAAGGCGGGGGGCAAGCCCGTGATGTGGAAGACGGGGCACTCGCTGATCGAGGAGAAGATGCATGAGACCAATGCACCGATCGCGGGCGAGATGTCGGGTCACATGTTCTTCGCCGAAGGGTGGTACGGGTTCGACGACGCGTTGTACGGTGCGGCACGACTTCTTCGAATCGTGGCCGACACAGGAAAGAGCGTCCGCGAGATGATGGCCGACGTTCCAAGGTTCGTTTCCACTCCCGAGATCAGGGTGGACTGCGCCGACGACGCGAAGTTCGGCATCGTGGATGCGGCAAGAGCACATTTCGCCGCGGCGCACAACGTGATAGACGTTGACGGAGTACGGGTATTGTACGGCGACGGATGGGGACTCATCAGGGCATCCAACACGCAGCCGGTTCTCGTCATGCGCTTCGAGGCCCGCACGCAGGAGCATCTGGACTCCATCCGCTCGGAGATGGAAGGCTGGCTGCGCCAGCAGGGCGTCGCGGTCTGACATGACCACACGGCGGCGGCTCGCCTCAGGGTTCGTCGCTGCCGCGGCCGTTCTTCTCTTCGGGCGCGTTTCCGCGCTGCTGTATGCCGATCACGCGTGGTACGATGCGCTCGGAGCTGTGGCTTTGTGGCGCGAGCGCATCGGCGACATCGTCACCATCCAGCTGTGCTTCGCGGTCTTTGCGGGCCTCTTCGCGTTGCTCAATCTATCCGCCATCCGCCGCAGTATCGTCTCACTGGCTTTCCCACGGCGACTGGGCAATGTCGAATTCGGCGAAGCCGTGCCGAGGAAGATCCTGGATCGCGCGGCGTTCGTGCTCGCTGCTGGCGTGGCTGCCCTGATGTCCCTCGCTGTGCCTTCGTGGGACAAGCTTGCGCTCGTCCGGGCGGGCGTCCGCTTCGGAGAGACCGATCCGTTCTTTCAGATGGACATCGGGTTCTACACCGCCTGGCTGCCGCTCGAGAGCGCGGCATACGTGTGGTGCCTCGCGCTGCTGATACTCGTGTCGGTGATAGTGACCGGTCTGTACGCTCTCACTCCAAGTCTTCGGTGGCATCGCGGCGCTTTCCAGGTATCTGTGCGCGTGCGGCGTCACCTGTCGGTTCTCGCCAGCCTGTTCCTGCTCATGATGGCGTGGAGCTACCGGCTCGACGGATACGAGCTCCTGATAAAGGGAAGCGGACCCGACGGGATGTTCTCCTATGTGGATCATCAGTGGCTGATTCCCGCCTATCTCTCGCTATCGGTCGGAACTGTGGCGGCGGGAGCGCTCGTGATCGTGAGCGGATGGACCGGACAGCTTCGCGCGGGATTCTTCACCATCAGCGCAGTGCTGATATTCTCGGTGGCGCTGGATCTCATTCTTCCGTCCGTGGTCCGGCGATTCGCCGGCACCACCGCCATCGCCGCCAGGGAACGTCCGTACGTCGCCACACGCGCCGCTTTCACCGCGCGGGCGTATGGTCTGCCGAGAAATGCTCCGCAACCGCCCCCGCATGAAGTCACGCGATTCGCTGCGTTCGCTGACTCCGCGCGCATCGCGAAGGTCATGTCGTCGGCGAAGGACAGCGCGCTCGTCTACCCAGGAGCAGTGGGAGCGGCTCTCGTGCTGCACGGCCGGCAAGTCGCCGCACCGCTGCTCGGAACCGGACTCCGCCGGCTTGCGCTGGCGTGGTCCGAGCAGCGACTCGACCTCGCGTGGAGCACGTTGCCCGAGAATGCCCGCCTCGCGCGCAATCGAGACGTGCGACGTCGTGTGCGGTCACTGATGCCTGTATTCACTCAGGGAAGCGGTGTCGTTCCAGGCTATATCGGGGACACTCTCGTCTGGATCGCCGAGCTGTACTCGGCGTCCGCGAGCTACCCCTTGAGCCGCCATTACCCGCTCGCCGGCGAGGAGCGGTCCTACTTCAGGCACAGCGGTACAGCTCTCGTCAACTCGGCGACGGGCCGCGTCACGGTCGTCCCGTCGAGCTCGCCGGATCCGACAGCCGTCGCCTGGCGGGCGCGTTTCCCCGCCAACATACGTCCGGGCGGGCCGGATCTGCTCGATGAGCTGACGTCGGGGCCACGACAGACAGAGTCCGCATCACCGGGGTCGGCGAGCCCGGCGAGCGACGCCGCATTCCGCACCGAGGTGCGCCGTCTCTTTGCCCGGATGCGCTCGGCACTTTCGGCGGGAGACCTCATGGCATTCGCCGCGGCATACGACTCGCTCGGCATCATTGTCGGACGATGACATCGGACGATGACAGCGGAAGATGGTTACGATTGGCGGTATTCCCCGGTAATCCGTTATGAACCTGAATTCAAGAACCGCCGTCGTTGCGCTCGGCGGCAATGCCCTCTCTCCACCTGGCGAGCGATCCACGATAGCCGACCAGTTCCGGCATACGCGTGAAAGTCTCGGACCGATAGTGGATCTCGCGGTCGAAGGCTGGAACCTGTGCATCGTACACGGGAACGGTCCGCAGGTGGGCGACGAGCTGGTGCGGAGCGAAGTGGCGCGCTCGGAGGTTGCTCCGCTGCCGCTCGGCGTCCTCGTCGCCAGCACCGCCGGGTGGATCGGGTACATGATCCAGCAGTCGGTCGAGAACGCGCTGCGTCTCGCCGGCAATCCGCGCCTCGTGACCACAGTCATCACCCAGGTCGAAGTGGATCCGGCCGATCCCGCTCTTTCAGAACCGACGAAGTTCATCGGGCACGCCATTCCCGAGGCGAGAGCAGACGCGCTTCGGTCAGAAGGGCATGCGGTGAAGCGGGATCCCCGCGGGCATCAGAGACGCGTTGTCGGAAGTCCGGCGCCGATCGCGATCCACGAGATCCACGTGATACGCCAGCTCGTTCGCGAGGGCATCGTGGTCGTCGCATGCGGAGGCGGCGGCATTCCGGTCTACGCCGACGCGCGTCTCGGCCTCGAGGGGGTGGATGCCGTAGTGGACAAGGATTCCGCCGCGGCCGTACTCGCAGCCGATCTGGGTGCGGAGCTGTTTCTGATTCTGACCGACGTGAACGCGGTGTACGCCGATTGGGGTCGCGATTCGCAAAGGGCCCTCACCAGTCTCTCGGCTGCCGAGGCCGAGAGACTCGACGCGGCTGGCGCCTTTGGCGAGGGCAGCATGGCCCCCAAGGTACGCGCCGCGGTGGAGTATGTGCGCCGCACCGGCGGACGCGCCGTAATTACGGAGTTGAGCCGCGGTCTGGACGCCGTACACGGACGCGCGGGGACTACCATAGCCCGTTAATTTCCATCTTCAATAACAGAACCCACCAGCCGCGGTGATCCGCGGAGCGGAGAAAGTTTGAACATCCACGAATACCAGGCGAAGGAAATCTTTCGGGATGCCGGCATTCCCATCCCGCCTGGCGAAGTCGCGACGACCGCGGCCGAAGCCGAGGCAATCGCCCGCAAGTTTGGCGGTACCGTAGTCGTTAAGGCCCAGGTGCATGCGGGCGGACGAGGCAAGGCCGGCGGAGTGAAGCTGGCCAGGTCACCCGAGGAGGCACGAGAGGTCGCCGAGAAGATCCTGAAGCTGACGATCAAGGATCTTCCCGTCGAGAAGGTGCTCGTCACTCCCGCGGCAGACATCGAGTCGGAGGCGTACGTCGGCATCATCGTGGACCGCGCGTCGAAGCGGGCAGTGTTCATGGTGAGCCGGGCGGGCGGAATTGACATCGAGGAAGTCGCGGCGAAGACCCCGGAAAAGATCATGCGTCGTCCGGTGGACGCGCGGTACGGCCTGCAGCCCTATGAGGCGATGCAGATGGGCTTCTTCCTGTACGACGATGTGAAGCAGGCCCGCGCGGCGGCGAAGATCATGCAGCAGCTCTACACGGCGTTCGTGAAGAGCGGCGGTTCGCTGGCGGAGATCAATCCGCTCGTCACGACCCCAGCCGGCGACATCGTCGCACTCGACGCCAAGATGGTGATTGACGACAACGAGCTCGATCGTCTTCCAGCCATCGCCGCACTTCGCGACGAGTCTGCCGAAGCGCCGAGCGAGGTCGAGGCGCGCAGGGCGAATCTCACGTTCATCAAGCTCGATGGAAACGTGGGATGCGTAGTGAACGGCGCCGGCCTCGCCATGGCCACGATGGATCTTGTGAAATACTACGGCGGAGAGCCGGCGAACTTCCTCGACATCGGCGGATCGTCGAACCCGGAGAAGGTCGTCAGCGCGCTTCGCATCATCACGGCTGACCCAAGCGTGAAGGCCATCCTGTTCAACATCTTCGGCGGCATCACGCGTACCGATGACGTCGCCAACGGCATCGTCACCGCGACAAAGCAGAATCCGCTGAAGGTGCCGATCGTGATCCGCCTCACAGGCACGAACGAGGACATCGCCCTCAGGATTCTCCAGGAAAACGGATTCTCGGCCATGACGGACATGGACGAGGCGGTAAAGAAGGCGGTTTCACTGGCGACGGGGAAGGCAGCGTGAGCATTTTCATCGACAACGGCACGCGGCTGCTCGTTCAGGGAATCACCGGGCGCGACGGATCGTTCCACACGCGCCAGATGATCGAGTACGGGACACAGGTCGTCGGCGGCGTGACGCCGGGCAAGGGCGGGCAGAAGTTCGACGGCGCGGTGCCAATCTTCAACACCGTCGCCGACGCAGTGAACGAGACGGGCGCGAACGCGACCGTTATCTACGTTCCGCCGATGTTCGCGGCCGACGCGATCATGGAGGCCGCTGACGCCGGCGTTTCGTTCATCGTCTGCATCACCGAAGGCGTGCCCGTTCTCGACATGACGCGGGTCTATCCGTTCGTTAAGGAGAAGGCGGCCCGCCTCCTCGGCCCCAACTGTCCGGGGTTGATTTCTCCGGGCAAGTCAAAGGTCGGAATCATTCCGGGGAATATCTGCACGCCGGGTCCCATCGGGCTCGTGAGCAGGTCGGGAACGCTCACCTACGAGGTCGTCTTCCAGATGACCCGCGCGAGCATGGGGCAGACGACGTGTGTCGGAATCGGCGGCGATCCGATCAACGGAACGAACTTCATTGATTGCCTTGCGGCGTTCGAAGCCGACCCGGATACGGAAGCCGTCGTGATGATTGGCGAAATCGGCGGCACCGAGGAGCAGGAAGCGGCGGAGTTCGTGAAGGAGAAGATGACGAAGCGCGTGGTCGGCTTCATCG
Proteins encoded in this region:
- the sucC gene encoding ADP-forming succinate--CoA ligase subunit beta, whose amino-acid sequence is MNIHEYQAKEIFRDAGIPIPPGEVATTAAEAEAIARKFGGTVVVKAQVHAGGRGKAGGVKLARSPEEAREVAEKILKLTIKDLPVEKVLVTPAADIESEAYVGIIVDRASKRAVFMVSRAGGIDIEEVAAKTPEKIMRRPVDARYGLQPYEAMQMGFFLYDDVKQARAAAKIMQQLYTAFVKSGGSLAEINPLVTTPAGDIVALDAKMVIDDNELDRLPAIAALRDESAEAPSEVEARRANLTFIKLDGNVGCVVNGAGLAMATMDLVKYYGGEPANFLDIGGSSNPEKVVSALRIITADPSVKAILFNIFGGITRTDDVANGIVTATKQNPLKVPIVIRLTGTNEDIALRILQENGFSAMTDMDEAVKKAVSLATGKAA
- the sucD gene encoding succinate--CoA ligase subunit alpha, producing MSIFIDNGTRLLVQGITGRDGSFHTRQMIEYGTQVVGGVTPGKGGQKFDGAVPIFNTVADAVNETGANATVIYVPPMFAADAIMEAADAGVSFIVCITEGVPVLDMTRVYPFVKEKAARLLGPNCPGLISPGKSKVGIIPGNICTPGPIGLVSRSGTLTYEVVFQMTRASMGQTTCVGIGGDPINGTNFIDCLAAFEADPDTEAVVMIGEIGGTEEQEAAEFVKEKMTKRVVGFIAGQTAPPGRRMGHAGAIISGSAGTAAEKMQAFEENGVGVAKRPIDIVQLLSSV